The following are encoded in a window of Kitasatospora fiedleri genomic DNA:
- the pruA gene encoding L-glutamate gamma-semialdehyde dehydrogenase gives MDAVTNVPPPVPEPPRGYAAGSAERARLERRTDELAGRHTSLPMVIGGERRLGGGERTELVQPHHHAARLGVLGNATAADVRAAVDAALAAAEDWRQLPFDDRAAVFLRAADLLAGPWRETLVAAAVLGQSQPVWQAEADAVCELADSWRFDAHRARRLLAEQPPSPPGGWNRADHRPLEGFVCAVTPFNSTAVAGHLATAPALMGNTVVWKPAPAQTLTAHLLVLLLEEAGLPPGVVNLVTGDGQALTEVALRDPALAGLHFAGSPEVLQRLWREIGVNIARYRTYPRIVGTTGGKDFLVAHPSADPAVLRTALIRGAFEYQGQRCSALSRAYLPRSLWRRIKDDLLGEVDALAVGDATDPGNFMGALIDARAFARVTGAIERAKADPRVELLAGGQYDDAIGWFVRPTVLLGGDRDGEIFSTAYGGPLLAVQVYDDLRWEEALERIGRGAPHGLSGSVVARDRRAIARAVERLRFAAGDFHVNDEPAGPAGRWPSGGRSAAAGTGTAEHLLRWTSTRSIRETFTPPTDYVHPHMEWSPE, from the coding sequence ATCGACGCGGTCACCAACGTCCCCCCGCCCGTCCCCGAGCCGCCGCGCGGGTACGCGGCGGGCAGCGCCGAACGGGCCCGGCTGGAGCGCAGGACGGACGAACTGGCCGGGCGGCACACCTCGCTGCCGATGGTGATCGGCGGCGAGCGCCGGCTCGGCGGCGGCGAGCGCACCGAGCTGGTGCAGCCGCACCACCACGCGGCGCGGCTCGGCGTGCTGGGCAATGCGACGGCCGCCGACGTGCGGGCCGCGGTGGACGCGGCGCTGGCGGCGGCCGAGGACTGGCGGCAACTCCCGTTCGACGACCGGGCCGCGGTGTTCCTGCGGGCCGCGGACCTGCTGGCCGGGCCCTGGCGGGAGACCCTGGTGGCCGCCGCCGTGCTGGGCCAGTCCCAGCCGGTGTGGCAGGCCGAGGCCGACGCGGTGTGCGAACTCGCCGACTCCTGGCGGTTCGACGCGCACCGCGCCCGCCGGCTGCTGGCCGAGCAGCCGCCCTCCCCGCCCGGGGGCTGGAACCGGGCCGACCACCGCCCGCTGGAGGGCTTCGTCTGCGCGGTCACCCCGTTCAACTCCACCGCGGTCGCCGGGCACCTGGCCACCGCGCCCGCCCTGATGGGCAACACCGTGGTGTGGAAGCCCGCGCCCGCCCAGACCCTGACCGCGCACCTGCTGGTGCTGCTGCTGGAGGAGGCCGGGCTGCCGCCCGGCGTGGTCAACCTGGTCACCGGCGACGGGCAGGCCCTCACCGAGGTGGCGCTGCGCGACCCGGCGCTGGCCGGGCTGCACTTCGCCGGCTCCCCCGAGGTCCTCCAGCGGCTGTGGCGGGAGATCGGGGTGAACATCGCCCGCTACCGGACCTACCCGCGGATCGTCGGCACCACCGGCGGCAAGGACTTCCTGGTCGCCCACCCCTCGGCCGACCCGGCGGTGCTGCGCACCGCGCTGATCCGCGGCGCCTTCGAGTACCAGGGCCAGCGCTGCTCGGCGCTGTCCCGGGCGTACCTGCCGCGGAGCCTGTGGCGGCGGATCAAGGACGACCTGCTCGGCGAGGTGGACGCGCTCGCGGTGGGCGACGCCACCGACCCGGGCAACTTCATGGGCGCGCTGATCGACGCCCGGGCGTTCGCCAGGGTCACCGGCGCGATCGAACGGGCCAAGGCGGACCCGCGGGTGGAACTGCTGGCGGGCGGTCAGTACGACGACGCGATCGGCTGGTTCGTGCGGCCCACCGTGCTGCTCGGCGGCGACCGCGACGGCGAGATCTTCTCCACCGCGTACGGCGGCCCGCTGCTGGCCGTGCAGGTCTACGACGACCTCCGCTGGGAGGAGGCGCTGGAGCGGATCGGCCGGGGCGCGCCGCACGGCCTGAGCGGCTCGGTGGTCGCCCGGGACCGGCGGGCGATCGCCCGGGCGGTGGAGCGGCTGCGGTTCGCCGCGGGCGACTTCCACGTCAACGACGAGCCGGCCGGCCCGGCGGGCCGGTGGCCGTCCGGCGGCCGGTCCGCCGCGGCCGGGACGGGCACCGCCGAGCACCTGCTGCGCTGGACCTCCACCCGCTCGATCCGGGAGACGTTCACCCCGCCGACCGACTACGTCCACCCGCACATGGAGTGGTCACCCGAATGA
- a CDS encoding NAD-glutamate dehydrogenase: MQTKLDAAKADLLRKAAAAAENSQVGGAAPGEGLSNGALAAYLHHYYLHTAPEDVVNRDPVDVYGAAASHYRLGLKRPQGTAEVRVHTPSVEENGWSCGHTVVEVVTDDMPFLVDSVTNELTRLDRAIHLVVHPQLAVRRDITGKLLEILDTDACNRAQAAGTEWPADAVVESWMHIEIDRETDREDLRTLEAGLRRVLGDVREVVEDWSKMRDSALRLADELAEQPPAHLPEQEVGEAWELMRWLADDHFTFLGYREYDLVEHEGEDVLRAVAGTGLGVLRSDPLNHDSDHHPVSGAFGRLSAPVRAKAHEKKLLVLTKANSRSTVHRTAYLDYVGVKKFDASGEPIGERRFLGLFSSAAYTESVTRIPVVRRKVQEVMNGAGFSGDSHDGRDLLQIMETFPRDEMFQTAAAELQSIATSVLYLQERRRLRLFLRQDEYGRYYSAYVYLPRDRYTTRIRLALTDILKSELNGDTVDYTVYATESVLTRLHFVIRVAPGTELPQLSDADIERIENRLAEAARFWMDGFNDQLQSEFGEERAAELSHKYATAFPDGYRADFPPRTAVADLKQIESLTGEGDFRLNLYQPVGAGDDERRFKIYRVGGPISLTEVLPVLQRLGVEVLDEHPYALRRTDGSTAWVVDFGLRLREGTDLNEEDRERFQDTFAATWRGEAENDAFNELVLTAKLTWRQAVVLRAYAKYLRQAGSTFSQDYMEDALRNNTHTTRLLVNLFEARLSPSHQSGSGELTEGILEELTGALDEVVSLDEDRILRSFLHLIKATLRTNFFQHDSEGHWHSYVSMKFDPKAIPDLPAPRPAFEIWVYSPRVEGVHLRFGKVARGGLRWSDRREDFRTEILGLVKAQMVKNTVIVPVGAKGGFVAKQLPDPAVDRDAWLAEGVASYKTFISALLDITDNLVAGDVVHPVDVVRHDEDDTYLVVAADKGTATFSDIANGVAGQYGFWLGDAFASGGSAGYDHKGMGITARGAWESVKRNFRELGVDTQTEDFTVIGIGDMSGDVFGNGMLLSEHIRLVAAFDHRHIFLDPNPDAAASFAERRRLFDLPRSSWDDYDRSLISAGGGVYPRSAKSIQLSAQVRERLGIETAKLTPAELMKAVLQAPVDLFWNGGIGTYVKAATETNAEVGDKANDAIRVNGGDVRARVIGEGGNLGCTQLGRIEFASTGGPRGEGGWIDTDAIDNSAGVDTSDHEVNIKILLNQVVADGDMTVKQRNALLAEMTDEVGHLVLRNNYAQNVVLANAVAQAASMVNVHSRMINRLEANGQLDRALEYLPTEKQIRDRQQAGRGLSQPELSVLLAYTKITLADELLATDLPDDPYFRDVLHQYFPSALRARFAEQIDHHPLRREIITTLIVNDTINRGGCTFAFRLREETGATMEEIARTHAAARAVFGLEQIWDQVERLDNQVAARVQTRMRLHARRLVERATRWMLNNRQPLDIADTIAFFHDRVNQVWDALPKPLAGEDLAWFESVHRELSEAGVPDELATRIAGLSSAFPTLDIVGVADRSEADVMEVAELYYDLGDRLQISHLLDRIIDLPRTDRWSSMARAAIREDLFAAHAALTADVLAAGPAGSGTDERYTAWADLNSTLLSRARTTLDDIRGSGTYELSSLSVAMRVIRTLLRNGR; this comes from the coding sequence ATGCAGACCAAGCTGGACGCAGCCAAGGCCGACCTGCTCAGGAAAGCAGCAGCAGCCGCTGAGAACAGCCAGGTGGGGGGAGCGGCGCCGGGGGAGGGCCTGAGCAACGGTGCTCTGGCCGCCTACCTGCACCACTACTACCTCCACACCGCCCCCGAGGACGTGGTCAACCGGGACCCGGTGGACGTGTACGGGGCCGCCGCCTCGCACTACCGGCTGGGCCTCAAGCGCCCGCAGGGCACCGCCGAGGTCCGGGTGCACACCCCGAGCGTCGAGGAGAACGGCTGGTCCTGCGGCCACACCGTGGTCGAGGTCGTCACCGACGACATGCCGTTCCTGGTCGACTCGGTCACCAACGAGCTGACCCGCCTGGACCGCGCCATCCACCTGGTCGTGCACCCGCAGCTCGCGGTGCGCCGCGACATCACCGGCAAGCTGCTGGAGATCCTCGACACCGACGCGTGCAACCGCGCGCAGGCCGCCGGCACCGAGTGGCCCGCCGACGCCGTGGTCGAGTCCTGGATGCACATCGAGATCGACCGCGAGACCGACCGCGAGGACCTGCGCACCCTGGAGGCGGGCCTGCGCCGGGTGCTGGGCGACGTCCGCGAGGTGGTCGAGGACTGGTCGAAGATGCGCGACTCCGCGCTCCGGCTGGCCGACGAACTCGCCGAGCAGCCCCCCGCGCACCTGCCCGAGCAGGAGGTCGGCGAGGCCTGGGAGCTGATGCGCTGGCTCGCCGACGACCACTTCACCTTCCTCGGCTACCGCGAGTACGACCTGGTCGAGCACGAGGGCGAGGACGTGCTGCGCGCCGTCGCCGGCACCGGCCTCGGCGTGCTGCGGTCCGACCCGCTCAACCACGACAGCGACCACCACCCGGTCTCCGGGGCGTTCGGCCGGCTCTCCGCCCCGGTCCGGGCCAAGGCGCACGAGAAGAAGCTGCTGGTCCTCACCAAGGCCAACAGCCGCTCCACCGTGCACCGCACCGCCTACCTCGACTACGTCGGCGTGAAGAAGTTCGACGCCTCCGGCGAGCCGATCGGCGAGCGCCGCTTCCTCGGCCTGTTCTCCTCCGCCGCCTACACCGAGTCCGTCACCCGGATTCCGGTGGTGCGCCGCAAGGTGCAGGAGGTGATGAACGGGGCCGGCTTCTCCGGCGACAGCCACGACGGGCGCGACCTGCTCCAGATCATGGAGACCTTCCCGCGCGACGAGATGTTCCAGACCGCCGCCGCCGAGCTCCAGTCGATCGCCACCAGCGTCCTCTACCTCCAGGAGCGCCGCCGGCTGCGGCTGTTCCTGCGCCAGGACGAGTACGGCCGCTACTACTCGGCGTACGTCTACCTGCCGCGCGACCGCTACACCACCCGGATCCGGCTCGCCCTCACCGACATCCTCAAGAGCGAGCTGAACGGCGACACCGTCGACTACACGGTGTACGCCACCGAGTCGGTGCTCACCCGCCTGCACTTCGTGATCCGGGTCGCCCCCGGCACCGAGCTGCCGCAGCTGTCCGACGCCGACATCGAGCGGATCGAGAACCGGCTCGCCGAGGCCGCCCGGTTCTGGATGGACGGCTTCAACGACCAGCTGCAGAGCGAGTTCGGCGAGGAGCGGGCCGCCGAGCTGTCCCACAAGTACGCCACCGCCTTCCCCGACGGCTACCGCGCCGACTTCCCGCCGCGCACCGCCGTCGCCGACCTCAAGCAGATCGAATCCCTCACCGGCGAGGGCGACTTCCGGCTCAACCTGTACCAGCCGGTCGGCGCCGGCGACGACGAGCGCCGCTTCAAGATCTACCGGGTCGGCGGCCCGATCTCGCTCACCGAGGTGCTCCCCGTCCTCCAGCGCCTGGGCGTCGAAGTCCTCGACGAGCACCCGTACGCGCTGCGCCGCACCGACGGCAGCACCGCCTGGGTGGTCGACTTCGGCCTCCGGCTGCGCGAGGGCACCGACCTCAATGAGGAGGACCGCGAGCGCTTCCAGGACACCTTCGCCGCCACCTGGCGCGGCGAGGCCGAGAACGACGCCTTCAACGAGCTCGTCCTCACCGCCAAGCTGACCTGGCGCCAGGCCGTGGTGCTGCGCGCCTACGCCAAGTACCTGCGGCAGGCGGGCTCCACGTTCTCCCAGGACTACATGGAGGACGCGCTCCGCAACAACACCCACACCACCCGGCTGCTGGTCAACCTGTTCGAGGCCCGGCTCTCGCCCAGCCACCAGTCCGGCAGCGGCGAACTCACCGAGGGCATCCTGGAGGAGCTCACCGGCGCCCTCGACGAGGTCGTCTCGCTGGACGAGGACCGCATCCTGCGCTCCTTCCTGCACCTGATCAAGGCCACCCTGCGGACCAACTTCTTCCAGCACGACAGCGAGGGCCACTGGCACTCGTACGTGTCGATGAAGTTCGACCCCAAGGCCATTCCCGACCTGCCCGCGCCGCGCCCCGCCTTCGAGATCTGGGTGTACTCGCCCCGGGTCGAGGGCGTCCACCTGCGCTTCGGCAAGGTCGCCCGCGGCGGCCTGCGCTGGTCCGACCGGCGCGAGGACTTCCGCACCGAGATCCTCGGCCTGGTCAAGGCCCAGATGGTCAAGAACACCGTCATCGTGCCGGTCGGCGCCAAGGGCGGCTTCGTCGCCAAGCAGCTGCCCGACCCGGCGGTCGACCGGGACGCCTGGCTCGCCGAGGGCGTCGCCTCCTACAAGACCTTCATCTCCGCGCTGCTCGACATCACCGACAACCTGGTGGCCGGCGACGTCGTCCACCCGGTGGACGTGGTGCGCCACGACGAGGACGACACCTACCTGGTGGTCGCCGCCGACAAGGGCACCGCGACCTTCTCCGACATCGCCAACGGCGTCGCCGGGCAGTACGGCTTCTGGCTCGGCGACGCGTTCGCCTCCGGCGGCTCCGCGGGCTACGACCACAAGGGCATGGGCATCACCGCCCGCGGCGCCTGGGAGTCCGTCAAGCGCAACTTCCGCGAACTCGGCGTCGACACCCAGACCGAGGACTTCACCGTCATCGGCATCGGCGACATGTCCGGCGACGTGTTCGGCAACGGCATGCTGCTCTCCGAGCACATCCGGCTGGTCGCCGCCTTCGACCACCGGCACATCTTCCTCGACCCGAACCCGGACGCCGCGGCCTCCTTCGCCGAGCGCCGCCGGCTGTTCGACCTGCCGCGCAGCTCCTGGGACGACTACGACAGGTCGCTGATCTCGGCCGGCGGCGGCGTCTACCCGCGCTCCGCCAAGTCCATCCAGCTCTCCGCGCAGGTCCGCGAGCGGCTCGGCATCGAGACCGCCAAGCTCACCCCCGCCGAGCTGATGAAGGCCGTCCTGCAGGCCCCCGTCGACCTGTTCTGGAACGGCGGCATCGGCACCTACGTCAAGGCCGCCACCGAGACCAACGCCGAGGTCGGCGACAAGGCCAACGACGCGATCCGGGTCAACGGCGGCGACGTCCGGGCCCGGGTGATCGGCGAGGGCGGCAACCTCGGCTGCACCCAGCTCGGCCGGATCGAGTTCGCCTCCACCGGTGGCCCGCGCGGCGAGGGCGGCTGGATCGACACCGACGCCATCGACAACTCGGCCGGCGTGGACACCTCCGACCACGAGGTGAACATCAAGATCCTGCTCAACCAGGTCGTCGCCGACGGCGACATGACGGTCAAGCAGCGCAACGCCCTGCTCGCCGAGATGACCGACGAGGTCGGCCACCTTGTGCTGCGCAACAACTACGCGCAGAACGTGGTGCTCGCCAACGCCGTCGCCCAGGCCGCCAGCATGGTCAACGTGCACTCCCGCATGATCAACCGGCTGGAGGCCAACGGACAGCTCGACCGGGCCCTGGAGTACCTGCCCACCGAGAAGCAGATCCGCGACCGCCAGCAGGCCGGCCGCGGCCTGTCCCAGCCCGAGCTGTCGGTGCTGCTCGCCTACACCAAGATCACCCTGGCCGACGAGCTGCTCGCCACCGACCTCCCCGACGACCCGTACTTCCGGGACGTGCTGCACCAGTACTTCCCCAGCGCGCTGCGGGCCCGGTTCGCCGAGCAGATCGACCACCACCCGCTGCGCCGCGAGATCATCACCACCCTGATCGTCAACGACACGATCAACCGCGGCGGCTGCACCTTCGCGTTCCGGCTCCGCGAGGAGACCGGCGCGACCATGGAGGAGATCGCCCGCACCCACGCCGCCGCCCGCGCGGTCTTCGGCCTGGAGCAGATCTGGGACCAGGTCGAGCGGCTCGACAACCAGGTCGCCGCCCGGGTCCAGACCAGGATGCGCCTGCACGCCCGCCGCCTGGTCGAGCGCGCCACCCGGTGGATGCTCAACAACCGCCAGCCGCTGGACATCGCTGACACCATCGCGTTCTTCCACGACCGGGTCAACCAGGTCTGGGACGCGCTGCCCAAGCCGCTGGCCGGCGAGGACCTGGCCTGGTTCGAGTCCGTCCACCGCGAGCTGTCCGAGGCCGGCGTCCCCGACGAGCTGGCCACCCGGATCGCCGGCCTGTCCTCCGCGTTCCCGACCCTCGACATCGTCGGCGTCGCGGACCGCTCGGAGGCCGACGTGATGGAGGTCGCCGAGCTGTACTACGACCTCGGCGACCGGCTCCAGATCAGCCACCTGCTCGACCGGATCATCGACCTGCCGCGCACCGACCGGTGGTCCTCGATGGCCCGCGCCGCGATCCGCGAGGACCTGTTCGCCGCGCACGCCGCCCTCACCGCCGACGTGCTCGCCGCCGGGCCCGCCGGCTCCGGCACCGACGAGCGCTACACCGCCTGGGCCGACCTCAACAGCACCCTGCTCAGCCGGGCCCGCACCACCCTCGACGACATAAGGGGTTCGGGCACCTACGAGCTGTCCAGCCTCTCCGTCGCCATGCGGGTGATCCGCACCCTGCTGCGCAACGGCCGCTGA
- a CDS encoding ABC transporter permease, with the protein MSTLAAGPLAAAPIGGSAVETLALAGRRLRHLRRAPGRLIGVVLNPMVMLLAVGYLFKNAIKAPAGGSYQEYLMAGIAMQVGLASIGPTAISVALDLKAGLMDRFRSLPIARASVLVAHAIGDFLVSLAVLAVVCAAGLAVGWRTHGSPLSVLAGFAVAAGFVLAMVWVGITLGLVVRNVESIDSIGALVLVVCTFLSNAVFPAEAMPAWLHPVVQWNPISAVSDSCRRLWGNPYVPDGGFPGQHPHLVAALWLAALLTGTAWLSLRTFRRAAH; encoded by the coding sequence ATGAGCACTCTCGCCGCAGGACCGCTCGCCGCGGCCCCGATCGGCGGCTCCGCCGTCGAGACACTCGCCCTGGCCGGACGCCGGCTGCGCCACCTGCGCCGGGCCCCCGGCCGGCTGATCGGCGTGGTGCTCAACCCGATGGTCATGCTGCTGGCCGTCGGCTACCTGTTCAAGAACGCGATCAAGGCCCCGGCCGGGGGCAGCTACCAGGAGTACCTGATGGCGGGCATCGCGATGCAGGTCGGCCTGGCCAGCATCGGCCCGACCGCGATCAGCGTCGCCCTCGACCTCAAGGCCGGCCTGATGGACCGGTTCCGCTCGCTGCCGATCGCGCGCGCCTCGGTGCTGGTGGCGCACGCGATCGGCGACTTCCTGGTCAGCCTCGCCGTGCTGGCCGTGGTCTGCGCGGCCGGCCTGGCCGTCGGCTGGCGCACCCACGGCAGCCCGCTGTCGGTGCTGGCCGGCTTCGCGGTGGCAGCCGGGTTCGTGCTGGCGATGGTCTGGGTCGGCATCACCCTCGGCCTGGTGGTGCGCAACGTCGAGTCGATCGACTCGATCGGCGCGCTGGTCCTGGTGGTCTGCACCTTCCTGTCGAACGCGGTCTTCCCGGCCGAGGCGATGCCGGCCTGGCTGCACCCGGTGGTCCAGTGGAACCCGATCAGCGCGGTCTCCGACTCCTGCCGCCGCCTCTGGGGCAACCCCTACGTCCCGGACGGCGGCTTCCCCGGCCAGCACCCCCACCTGGTGGCGGCCCTCTGGCTGGCCGCCCTGCTGACCGGCACCGCCTGGCTCAGCCTGCGCACCTTCCGCCGGGCGGCCCACTAG
- a CDS encoding HAD family hydrolase — translation MAAVVGASNAAFATVGLPPLTLEEYRAQYEIPIPRFYERLLGRAPSPAEWLALDDAFHVKYTELFPGCGLTPGVEALLARWAADGRSQSLLSMYAHEQLVPAVDAFGLTSHFTRVDGRRGESGGRKAGHLAVHLDALGDGIDRGRTVLIGDAADDAEAALAAGIKSVLYTGGSHTREKLTHLGVPVVDSLAEAVAVAEELAEYDG, via the coding sequence ATGGCGGCCGTGGTCGGGGCCAGCAACGCCGCGTTCGCGACGGTCGGGCTGCCGCCGTTGACGCTGGAGGAGTACCGGGCGCAGTACGAGATCCCGATCCCGCGGTTCTACGAGCGGCTGCTGGGGCGGGCGCCCAGCCCGGCGGAGTGGCTGGCGCTGGACGACGCGTTCCACGTCAAGTACACCGAGCTGTTCCCGGGGTGCGGGCTGACGCCGGGCGTCGAGGCGCTGCTGGCGCGGTGGGCGGCGGACGGGCGCAGCCAGTCGCTGCTGTCGATGTACGCGCACGAGCAGCTGGTGCCGGCGGTGGACGCGTTCGGCCTGACCTCGCACTTCACCCGGGTGGACGGCCGGCGCGGCGAGTCCGGCGGCCGCAAGGCCGGTCACCTGGCGGTGCACCTGGACGCGCTGGGCGACGGGATCGACCGCGGGCGGACGGTGCTGATCGGGGACGCCGCGGACGACGCCGAGGCGGCCCTCGCGGCGGGCATCAAGTCGGTGCTGTACACCGGGGGTTCGCACACCCGGGAGAAGCTGACGCACCTGGGCGTGCCGGTGGTGGACTCGCTCGCCGAGGCCGTCGCGGTGGCGGAGGAACTCGCCGAGTACGACGGGTAG
- a CDS encoding FtsK/SpoIIIE domain-containing protein has product MQIRLTVLRPRSGPAAPGSAGSSGSSADVLVTAPAGTALGAVAAALAGAVGVRGPRSATHVHLYDGERRLDEQTPLGHPPLVDGAVLALGEPDPDAEGADGRPAAELRVVGGPDAGGVHRLHGERVRIGRSAEADVPLDDPDVSRLHLALHLAADGRATVQDLGSTNGTRLDEHWLREEGVDVAPGALLRIGESTLQLARTEDMAARPTAPDGEGRLRLAPRTGARTAPGRPAAPAGPPEPAPAPAAGRGGRWLRRGRHEPPAADTDRQHDAARLRQAAQQRERWPDPAALLLTALGTGPRLWERGPDHPDALTLRLGTADLPGTAPGSLLPAVPVTVDLQTAGSLGLAGPRHRLTGLARAALAQLAALHPPSGLALVVVAAERPAEDWAWAQWLPHLRPAHGQSCRLLYGLGPEQAEARLTELAAATAGPPATVVLVDGDPGTEAARHALGLLLRQGPAAGVFALCLAETPEELPTGLGALGTVTGEVSTRLTLDRPAAGARERLTDIALDAVSPAWAERLARTLAPLTEADTGASPRGPLPEALRLLDLLRSESLSPARLAESWQALPAGAGGAAALLGTARGAGGEENCAVDLAEDGDHLLIGGGPGSGKSELLRSLAASLAVSERPDRLALLMVDGDRAEDGGLAACTDLPHVTGHVNAAEDPRGALLAAERISDELAHREALFDGLTFTDWHTRRALALARTPALVGGPADPAAPLRVVEPRRSPDAPPADAAPPRLVVLVDDYDALLGPASPGGRPLARALAAVAVHGARLGVHVVAATGAPESTAGTELDEAAQLRIALRTEQAGDSDLLIHLPDAAALPGATPGRGYLRRPDGAVTAFQGARVSGRIPRTATLRPTVVAQRLEDHGAAPSPRPVRELGNGPTDLALLASALRRATES; this is encoded by the coding sequence ATGCAGATCCGGCTCACCGTCCTTCGACCGCGCAGCGGGCCGGCCGCCCCCGGCAGCGCCGGCAGCTCCGGCAGCTCCGCCGACGTACTGGTCACCGCGCCGGCCGGGACCGCGCTCGGTGCCGTCGCCGCCGCGCTGGCCGGCGCGGTCGGCGTCCGCGGTCCCCGCTCCGCCACGCACGTCCACCTCTACGACGGGGAACGGCGCCTGGACGAGCAGACCCCGCTCGGCCACCCCCCGCTGGTGGACGGCGCGGTGCTCGCCCTCGGCGAGCCCGACCCGGACGCCGAGGGCGCCGACGGGCGCCCCGCCGCCGAGCTGCGGGTGGTCGGCGGCCCCGACGCGGGCGGCGTCCACCGCCTGCACGGCGAGCGGGTCCGGATCGGCCGCTCCGCCGAGGCCGACGTCCCGCTCGACGACCCCGACGTCTCCCGGCTGCACCTCGCCCTGCACCTGGCCGCCGACGGCCGCGCCACCGTCCAGGACCTCGGCTCCACCAACGGCACCCGGCTCGACGAGCACTGGCTGCGCGAGGAGGGCGTCGACGTCGCCCCCGGCGCCCTGCTGCGGATCGGCGAGTCCACCCTCCAGCTCGCCCGCACCGAGGACATGGCGGCCCGGCCCACCGCACCCGACGGCGAGGGCCGCCTCCGGCTCGCCCCGCGCACCGGCGCCCGCACCGCCCCCGGCCGCCCGGCCGCGCCCGCCGGGCCGCCCGAGCCCGCCCCGGCCCCCGCCGCCGGGCGGGGCGGCCGCTGGCTGCGCCGCGGCCGCCACGAGCCGCCCGCCGCCGACACCGACCGCCAGCACGACGCCGCCCGGCTGCGCCAGGCCGCCCAGCAGCGCGAGCGCTGGCCCGACCCGGCCGCCCTGCTGCTCACCGCGCTCGGCACCGGCCCCCGGCTGTGGGAGCGCGGCCCCGACCACCCCGACGCGCTCACCCTCCGGCTCGGCACCGCCGACCTGCCCGGCACCGCCCCCGGCAGCCTGCTGCCCGCCGTCCCCGTCACCGTCGACCTGCAGACCGCCGGCAGCCTCGGCCTGGCCGGCCCGCGCCACCGCCTCACCGGCCTGGCCCGGGCCGCCCTCGCCCAGCTCGCCGCCCTGCACCCGCCCAGCGGCCTCGCCCTGGTCGTGGTCGCCGCCGAGCGGCCCGCCGAGGACTGGGCCTGGGCCCAGTGGCTCCCGCACCTGCGGCCCGCCCACGGCCAGTCCTGCCGCCTGCTGTACGGGCTCGGCCCCGAGCAGGCCGAGGCCCGCCTCACCGAACTCGCCGCCGCCACCGCCGGCCCGCCCGCCACCGTCGTCCTGGTCGACGGCGACCCGGGCACCGAGGCCGCCCGGCACGCCCTCGGGCTGCTGCTGCGCCAGGGCCCCGCGGCCGGCGTCTTCGCCCTCTGCCTGGCCGAGACCCCCGAGGAGCTCCCCACCGGCCTCGGCGCGCTGGGCACCGTCACCGGCGAGGTCTCCACCCGCCTCACCCTCGACCGACCGGCCGCCGGCGCCCGCGAGCGCCTCACCGACATCGCCCTCGACGCGGTCTCCCCCGCCTGGGCCGAGCGCCTCGCCCGCACCCTCGCCCCGCTCACCGAGGCCGACACCGGGGCCTCGCCGCGCGGCCCGCTCCCCGAGGCGCTGCGCCTGCTCGACCTGCTCCGCTCCGAGTCGCTCTCCCCGGCCCGGCTCGCCGAGAGCTGGCAGGCCCTGCCCGCCGGGGCCGGCGGCGCCGCCGCCCTGCTCGGCACCGCCCGCGGCGCCGGCGGCGAGGAGAACTGCGCCGTCGACCTCGCCGAGGACGGCGACCACCTGCTGATCGGCGGCGGCCCCGGCTCCGGCAAGTCCGAGCTGCTGCGCAGCCTGGCCGCCTCCCTCGCCGTCTCCGAACGCCCGGACCGGCTCGCCCTGCTGATGGTCGACGGGGACCGCGCCGAGGACGGCGGCCTGGCCGCCTGCACCGACCTCCCGCACGTCACCGGCCACGTCAACGCCGCCGAGGACCCGCGCGGCGCGCTGCTCGCCGCCGAGCGGATCAGCGACGAACTCGCCCACCGCGAAGCCCTGTTCGACGGCCTGACCTTCACCGACTGGCACACCAGGCGGGCCCTCGCCCTGGCCCGGACCCCGGCGCTGGTCGGCGGCCCGGCCGACCCGGCCGCGCCGCTCCGGGTGGTCGAACCGCGCCGCTCCCCCGACGCGCCCCCGGCCGACGCGGCACCGCCCCGGCTGGTCGTCCTGGTCGACGACTACGACGCGCTGCTCGGCCCGGCCTCCCCCGGCGGCCGTCCGCTCGCCCGCGCCCTCGCCGCCGTCGCGGTGCACGGCGCCCGGCTCGGCGTGCACGTGGTCGCCGCGACCGGTGCGCCCGAGAGCACCGCCGGCACCGAGCTGGACGAGGCCGCGCAGCTGCGGATCGCGCTGCGCACCGAGCAGGCCGGCGACTCCGACCTGCTGATCCACCTGCCGGACGCCGCCGCGCTCCCCGGGGCGACGCCCGGCCGCGGCTACCTGCGCCGCCCGGACGGGGCGGTCACCGCCTTCCAGGGCGCCCGGGTCAGCGGCCGCATCCCCCGCACCGCGACCCTGCGGCCCACCGTCGTCGCCCAGCGCCTGGAGGACCACGGCGCCGCGCCCTCGCCCCGCCCGGTGCGCGAACTCGGCAACGGGCCCACCGACTTGGCCCTGCTGGCCTCCGCCCTGCGCCGGGCGACGGAGAGCTGA